The Helianthus annuus cultivar XRQ/B chromosome 16, HanXRQr2.0-SUNRISE, whole genome shotgun sequence genome includes a window with the following:
- the LOC110917095 gene encoding F-box/FBD/LRR-repeat protein At1g13570 isoform X1 yields MKLQYAERMALDRVSTLPQPILETILCLLPTEEAARTSILSREWRYKWTKIPILEFNLRKRTSELTSDISSTIKYIDMHDLHQVLLLRQGPIHELTLSMTGNWEDHDCFEFDQIILHLSRNHTVKKLRLDGPGSMLHELPKSVFALHDLEDLDLCDFIVDLPSIFNGFGSLVSLYLNDVKLSTKTLRHLLSNCPSLESLNLDIGESDDKCTIYELLKCLPVIEDLTISIDYCEWLVLDSVPQELPTSLIHLKYIRLDGMSFVEGSRLAFLLVLIRCSPNLERIKLQMALEYNGDQGYGDHEYRAVKDEYSDVWFKRLWLEHLKKLEISLIRSSHVIEFVKDFVKFILVRSPKLKKVSICSVVHRNQESEMLKTLLQAPRASPAVIITTNEY; encoded by the exons ATGAAACTTCAATATGCTGAACGAATGGCTTTGGATAGAGTCAGCACGCTTCCGCAACCcatattagaaaccatcctatgtcttttaccaaccgaagaggctGCAAGGACTAGTATTCTCTCAAGGGAATGGAGGTACAAGTGGACCAAGATTCCTATACTAGAGTTTAATTTGCGTAAAAGAACTTCCGAGCTAACATCTGACATATCAAGTACAATAAAATACATTGACATGCATGATCTACACCAAGTTTTGCTGCTGCGCCAGGGTCCAATACACGAGCTCACCCTTTCTATGACGGGTAATTGGGAAGACCACGACTGTTTTGAATTTGATCaaataatacttcatttgtcgagaaaccacaCTGTCAAGAAACTACGACTTGATGGACCGGGTAGCATGTTGCATGAATTACCCAAATCTGTTTTCGCATTGCATGACTTAGAGGACCTCGATCTTTGTGATTTTATTGTTGACCTTCCATCAATATTCAATGGCTTTGGTAGCCTTGTAAGCTTATACTTGAATGATGTAAAGCTCTCTACAAAAACTCTTCGACATCTTTTATCAAATTGTCCATCACTTGAGAGCTTGAATCTC GATATAGGTGAATCAGATGATAAATGCACTATTTATGAGCTACTCAAGTGTTTACCTGTGATTGAAGATCTGACTATTTCGATTGATTACTGTGAG TGGCTAGTTCTAGACTCGGTTCCGCAAGAGCTTCCAACCTCACTAATCCACCTCAAATACATACGTTTGGATGGAATGTCTTTTGTTGAGGGCTCAAGATTAGcttttcttcttgttttgatCAGATGTTCCCCGAACTTGGAGAGAATTAAGCTACAG ATGGCGTTGGAATATAACGGTGATCAGGGATACGGTGATCATGAATATCGTGCTGTAAAGGATGAatattcagatgtttggtttaagcGTCTTTGGTTGGAGCATCTGAAAAAACTGGAGATTTCTTTGATCAGAAGCTCACATGTGATTGAATTTGTAAAAGACTTTGTGAAGTTTATCTTGGTTAGGTCACCTAAGCTGAAGAAGGTGAGCATATGCAGTGTGGTTCACCGGAATCAAGAGTCGGAGATGTTGAAAACTCTCTTACAGGCCCCACGCGCATCTCCGGCAGTAATAATTACCACCAATGAATATTAG
- the LOC110917095 gene encoding F-box/FBD/LRR-repeat protein At1g13570 isoform X2 — protein MEGPIHELTLSMTGNWEDHDCFEFDQIILHLSRNHTVKKLRLDGPGSMLHELPKSVFALHDLEDLDLCDFIVDLPSIFNGFGSLVSLYLNDVKLSTKTLRHLLSNCPSLESLNLDIGESDDKCTIYELLKCLPVIEDLTISIDYCEWLVLDSVPQELPTSLIHLKYIRLDGMSFVEGSRLAFLLVLIRCSPNLERIKLQMALEYNGDQGYGDHEYRAVKDEYSDVWFKRLWLEHLKKLEISLIRSSHVIEFVKDFVKFILVRSPKLKKVSICSVVHRNQESEMLKTLLQAPRASPAVIITTNEY, from the exons ATGGAG GGTCCAATACACGAGCTCACCCTTTCTATGACGGGTAATTGGGAAGACCACGACTGTTTTGAATTTGATCaaataatacttcatttgtcgagaaaccacaCTGTCAAGAAACTACGACTTGATGGACCGGGTAGCATGTTGCATGAATTACCCAAATCTGTTTTCGCATTGCATGACTTAGAGGACCTCGATCTTTGTGATTTTATTGTTGACCTTCCATCAATATTCAATGGCTTTGGTAGCCTTGTAAGCTTATACTTGAATGATGTAAAGCTCTCTACAAAAACTCTTCGACATCTTTTATCAAATTGTCCATCACTTGAGAGCTTGAATCTC GATATAGGTGAATCAGATGATAAATGCACTATTTATGAGCTACTCAAGTGTTTACCTGTGATTGAAGATCTGACTATTTCGATTGATTACTGTGAG TGGCTAGTTCTAGACTCGGTTCCGCAAGAGCTTCCAACCTCACTAATCCACCTCAAATACATACGTTTGGATGGAATGTCTTTTGTTGAGGGCTCAAGATTAGcttttcttcttgttttgatCAGATGTTCCCCGAACTTGGAGAGAATTAAGCTACAG ATGGCGTTGGAATATAACGGTGATCAGGGATACGGTGATCATGAATATCGTGCTGTAAAGGATGAatattcagatgtttggtttaagcGTCTTTGGTTGGAGCATCTGAAAAAACTGGAGATTTCTTTGATCAGAAGCTCACATGTGATTGAATTTGTAAAAGACTTTGTGAAGTTTATCTTGGTTAGGTCACCTAAGCTGAAGAAGGTGAGCATATGCAGTGTGGTTCACCGGAATCAAGAGTCGGAGATGTTGAAAACTCTCTTACAGGCCCCACGCGCATCTCCGGCAGTAATAATTACCACCAATGAATATTAG